In a single window of the Patescibacteria group bacterium genome:
- the nusA gene encoding transcription termination factor NusA: MFDLKDFSLAINQIAEEKGISKDKILEAIEQAIAAAYKKEYMNKSNIVRAKIDPETGEVKFWQVKIVVEKSMLKEEDEEGDKAEKDEVSQLTAVEQQIKNGDVVKKIKFNPERHILLEEAQEIKPEAKPGEEIIFPLEAHEEFGRIAAQTAKQVILQRLREAEKQAVLDEFKNKEGELVSGIIQRVENRNVYVNLGRVDGVMFYNEAIPNERYRIGERMKFYLLAVQENTKGPMIILSRSHPKFISKLFEMEVPEIASGVVKIMAIAREAGFRSKVAVHSTVAGVDPIGSCVGQKGTRIMAVLNELGQEKIDIIKWSEDAEEFVAQALSPAKVSRVETHQRREMRVFVPEDQLSLAIGKGGQNVRLAAKLTGWKIDVRSEAAPDQIVEDGVAEAIEEVVDNGDVDAEQVDKKQEKEDK; encoded by the coding sequence ATGTTTGATTTAAAAGATTTCTCTTTGGCTATTAATCAAATCGCTGAAGAAAAAGGTATTAGCAAGGATAAGATTTTAGAGGCAATTGAACAAGCCATTGCTGCCGCATATAAAAAGGAATATATGAATAAAAGCAATATCGTGCGAGCGAAAATTGACCCGGAAACTGGTGAGGTAAAATTTTGGCAGGTAAAAATTGTTGTTGAAAAAAGTATGCTAAAAGAAGAAGACGAAGAAGGGGATAAGGCGGAAAAAGACGAGGTTTCCCAATTAACGGCTGTAGAGCAACAAATTAAAAATGGTGATGTGGTGAAAAAAATAAAATTTAATCCGGAACGTCACATTCTTTTGGAAGAGGCACAAGAGATAAAACCGGAAGCGAAGCCCGGAGAGGAAATTATTTTCCCCTTGGAAGCCCATGAAGAATTTGGTCGTATTGCTGCACAAACGGCAAAACAAGTTATTTTACAAAGGTTGCGTGAAGCAGAAAAACAAGCAGTTTTGGATGAGTTTAAAAACAAGGAAGGAGAATTGGTAAGCGGGATTATTCAAAGAGTGGAAAATAGAAATGTTTATGTGAATTTAGGACGCGTTGATGGGGTGATGTTTTATAATGAGGCAATTCCTAATGAGCGATATCGAATCGGCGAAAGAATGAAATTTTATTTGTTGGCAGTTCAAGAAAATACAAAGGGTCCCATGATTATTTTATCGCGTAGTCATCCAAAATTTATTTCGAAACTGTTTGAAATGGAAGTGCCGGAAATTGCTTCTGGTGTAGTGAAAATTATGGCTATTGCTCGCGAGGCCGGCTTCCGCAGTAAAGTGGCTGTTCATTCAACTGTGGCAGGTGTTGATCCGATCGGTTCCTGTGTAGGTCAAAAAGGAACAAGAATCATGGCTGTTTTAAATGAATTAGGACAAGAAAAAATCGATATTATTAAATGGTCGGAAGATGCTGAAGAATTTGTAGCTCAAGCTTTATCACCGGCTAAGGTTTCGCGGGTAGAAACACATCAAAGACGAGAAATGCGAGTTTTTGTACCTGAGGATCAGTTGTCTTTGGCTATTGGTAAAGGAGGGCAAAATGTGCGATTAGCCGCCAAATTAACAGGTTGGAAAATAGACGTACGAAGTGAAGCGGCGCCGGATCAAATTGTTGAGGATGGTGTAGCCGAAGCAATAGAGGAGGTTGTTGATAATGGAGATGTTGATGCGGAGCAAGTCGATAAAAAACAAGAGAAAGAAGATAAATAA
- a CDS encoding HTH domain-containing protein, whose protein sequence is MASKNLLQTIKEFVGILPEKQKEIVEKRYGLINEKPLTLEAIGKEKGLTRERIRQIEAVALNKLRKNLNELNEVLERIKYQLEIIGGIRREKKLLEETPVLLVDNPRELWENERIKNQWENHINFLLDLSPEFNYFLEKPHIYSNWYLKEEYLNKTLNIYKFVEKQIKIYKRPLMLDEYQLLLRKIMKEFRIHNENLVVSYLDVCKKFGFNPFGEFGLVDWELIKPHNVKTKAYLILKKMSQPMHYSEILQKIRELNFDDKKISINSLHNELIKDDSFVLVGRGIYALKEWGYQAGTVKDVLVKILAKKPMYFRDILKEIAKQRLVKDMTVLINLQDKNLFKKLPDGRYTIVSSKK, encoded by the coding sequence ATGGCCAGTAAAAATTTACTTCAAACAATTAAAGAATTTGTTGGAATTTTGCCAGAAAAACAAAAAGAGATAGTTGAGAAACGATATGGTTTAATAAACGAAAAACCTTTAACACTAGAAGCTATTGGCAAGGAAAAGGGGTTAACGCGCGAACGTATTCGTCAAATTGAAGCGGTTGCTTTAAATAAATTAAGAAAAAATTTGAATGAATTAAACGAGGTCCTGGAACGCATTAAATATCAATTAGAAATAATCGGAGGAATTAGACGAGAAAAAAAATTATTAGAGGAAACCCCTGTTTTATTGGTTGATAATCCAAGAGAACTTTGGGAGAACGAGAGGATTAAAAATCAATGGGAAAACCATATTAATTTTTTATTAGATTTAAGTCCAGAATTTAATTATTTTTTAGAAAAACCCCATATTTATTCTAACTGGTATTTGAAAGAGGAATACCTCAATAAAACCCTAAACATTTATAAATTTGTTGAAAAACAAATTAAAATTTATAAACGACCATTAATGCTTGATGAATATCAATTATTATTGCGGAAAATAATGAAAGAATTCCGTATTCATAATGAAAACTTAGTCGTTTCTTATTTAGATGTCTGCAAAAAGTTTGGATTTAATCCTTTTGGTGAATTTGGTTTGGTTGATTGGGAATTAATCAAGCCCCACAACGTTAAAACCAAAGCCTATTTAATTTTAAAGAAAATGAGCCAACCGATGCATTATAGTGAAATTCTCCAAAAAATTAGAGAACTTAATTTTGATGACAAAAAAATTTCTATTAATAGTTTACATAATGAGTTAATTAAAGATGATTCTTTTGTTTTGGTGGGTAGAGGGATTTATGCATTAAAGGAATGGGGATATCAGGCTGGAACCGTAAAGGATGTTTTGGTTAAAATTTTGGCCAAAAAACCAATGTACTTCCGTGATATTTTAAAAGAAATTGCCAAACAGCGATTGGTTAAAGATATGACAGTTTTGATTAATCTGCAAGATAAAAATCTTTTTAAAAAATTGCCTGATGGCCGCTATACTATAGTTTCCTCAAAAAAATAA
- the clpP gene encoding ATP-dependent Clp endopeptidase proteolytic subunit ClpP, translated as MEEEYFNLIPTVIEKSQFGERAYDIYSRLLKERIIFLGGPINDAVANSIIAQLLFLEHEDPKKDIQFYINSPGGIVTSALAIYDTMQYVKPDVSTICLGQAASAAAVLLAAGTKGKRFALPNAEILLHQVMGGAEGQAVEIEITAKQILKIKNKVNEILSKHTGQPLEKIEKDTDRDFYLSAPDAKEYGLIDGIVQNTKKRPK; from the coding sequence ATGGAAGAAGAATATTTTAATTTAATACCAACCGTTATTGAAAAATCGCAATTTGGTGAACGCGCTTATGATATCTATTCGCGTTTATTGAAAGAGCGTATCATTTTTTTAGGTGGACCAATTAATGATGCCGTAGCTAATAGTATCATTGCTCAGCTTTTATTTTTGGAACATGAAGATCCAAAAAAAGACATCCAGTTTTATATTAATAGTCCCGGCGGAATTGTGACTTCAGCATTAGCTATTTATGATACAATGCAATATGTTAAGCCCGATGTTTCAACAATTTGTTTGGGACAGGCAGCTTCAGCGGCAGCAGTATTATTAGCGGCTGGGACGAAGGGTAAAAGATTTGCCTTGCCCAATGCTGAAATTTTATTGCATCAAGTCATGGGCGGAGCAGAGGGACAAGCGGTTGAAATAGAGATTACAGCTAAGCAGATTTTAAAGATTAAAAATAAAGTTAATGAAATTTTATCTAAACACACTGGGCAGCCATTGGAAAAAATAGAAAAAGATACGGACAGGGATTTTTATTTGAGCGCTCCTGATGCCAAAGAATATGGCTTAATTGATGGGATTGTCCAGAATACAAAAAAGAGACCCAAGTAA
- the tig gene encoding trigger factor — protein MNHKISYLPKSQIELEVVLSPEEMENFWKLAKDKVLKDVNLNGFRKGNIPEELIKNTDLEEKIFDEAANLAFRKSLADVVNELDLELIGQPEVNIKKIAPQNEFIYILKSAILPKPKLGDYKTISRDVFKQKKVLDVSDKEIDDAIDWLQKSRAKVVEVNRPAHKDDVVEIEAKCFINGEAIKDFPENDRFILGQGKYPAGFEEQLEGLSKNDEKKISIQTPADYWKENLRNKQLNFEVKIKSVNERQLPELNDEWAKSLGNFNGLDELKNSIKEGILMEKDLKERERLRILLLEKLIEKAEIELPDILVDGETENQFHSLRHFIEDQGMSFEEYLRKINKKEEELKKELRKESEKTLKGFIVLRTIAKLENCEPSPEEINQATNEILNQKAMEGVDVNQIDRAALMEYTKERLTNEKVFQFLENQVNN, from the coding sequence ATGAATCACAAAATTTCTTATTTACCAAAATCACAGATTGAATTGGAAGTAGTTTTGTCGCCAGAAGAAATGGAGAATTTTTGGAAATTGGCAAAAGATAAGGTTCTAAAAGATGTTAATTTAAATGGTTTTCGGAAGGGGAATATTCCTGAGGAATTAATTAAAAATACTGATTTGGAGGAGAAAATTTTTGATGAAGCCGCTAATTTAGCATTTCGAAAAAGTTTAGCCGACGTAGTGAACGAGTTAGATTTAGAATTAATTGGTCAGCCAGAAGTTAATATCAAAAAAATTGCTCCTCAAAACGAATTTATTTATATTTTAAAAAGCGCTATTTTGCCGAAACCAAAATTAGGCGATTATAAAACAATCAGTCGAGATGTTTTTAAACAAAAAAAGGTTTTAGATGTTTCAGATAAAGAAATTGATGATGCTATTGATTGGTTGCAAAAATCTCGAGCTAAAGTTGTTGAAGTTAATCGGCCAGCCCACAAAGATGATGTTGTTGAAATAGAGGCCAAATGTTTTATTAATGGGGAGGCGATAAAAGATTTTCCAGAGAACGATCGTTTTATTTTGGGTCAAGGCAAATATCCAGCGGGCTTTGAAGAACAATTAGAGGGCTTGTCAAAAAATGATGAGAAAAAAATTTCAATTCAAACCCCAGCTGATTATTGGAAAGAAAATTTAAGAAATAAACAGTTAAATTTTGAAGTTAAAATAAAAAGTGTAAATGAAAGGCAATTACCAGAATTAAACGATGAATGGGCTAAAAGTCTAGGAAATTTCAATGGTTTAGATGAATTAAAGAATTCCATTAAAGAAGGCATTTTAATGGAGAAAGATTTAAAAGAAAGAGAGCGATTAAGAATATTATTGCTGGAAAAATTAATTGAAAAAGCCGAGATTGAACTGCCAGATATTTTAGTTGATGGCGAAACAGAAAATCAATTTCATTCGCTAAGACATTTTATTGAGGATCAAGGAATGAGCTTTGAAGAATATTTGCGAAAGATTAATAAAAAAGAAGAAGAATTAAAAAAAGAATTGAGAAAAGAGTCCGAGAAAACATTAAAAGGATTTATTGTTTTAAGAACAATTGCCAAACTAGAAAATTGTGAACCATCTCCAGAAGAGATAAATCAAGCTACTAATGAGATTTTAAACCAAAAAGCAATGGAGGGGGTGGATGTAAATCAAATTGACAGGGCGGCGCTTATGGAATATACTAAAGAAAGATTAACCAATGAAAAAGTTTTTCAATTTTTAGAAAATCAAGTCAATAACTAA
- a CDS encoding endo-1,4-beta-xylanase, whose translation MKSIFLFLIIVILVLVIVLIWSKFFIPDTIVSKIKWGVSFSQKQSEALGLDWRENYLAILNDLKVKFLRISVHWDLIEPIENQYDFSDLDWQINKAREAGAQIILAIGMKTPRWPECHLPDWANNLSPEKQQERVNNLIREIVLRYKDEETIVAWQIENEPFFPFGECPKRKKGFLNEEIKIVKSLDNRKIITTDSGEWSFWIKTAKRGDVFGISLYRRVWSTTFSFLHKIFPFIPDGFYLTYPFPPEFYSIRVKILEKLLNKKVIVAELQAEPWNPVATSVSLQEEQKKTMDLEKFKEMINFAQKTGLDEFYLWGAEWWYWLKTKQNNLLFWEEAKKLFIN comes from the coding sequence ATGAAATCAATTTTTCTTTTTTTAATTATTGTAATTCTTGTTTTGGTAATTGTTTTAATTTGGAGCAAATTTTTTATTCCCGACACCATTGTTTCTAAAATAAAATGGGGCGTTAGTTTTTCTCAAAAACAAAGCGAGGCATTAGGATTAGATTGGCGAGAGAATTATTTAGCCATCCTTAATGATCTCAAAGTAAAATTTTTACGTATCTCGGTTCATTGGGATTTAATAGAACCCATTGAAAATCAATATGATTTTTCGGATTTAGATTGGCAAATAAATAAGGCTAGAGAGGCAGGGGCGCAGATAATTTTGGCTATCGGAATGAAAACACCTCGTTGGCCAGAATGCCATTTACCTGATTGGGCGAATAATTTATCTCCAGAAAAACAACAAGAGAGAGTAAATAATTTAATCAGAGAAATTGTTTTACGATATAAAGATGAAGAAACAATTGTGGCCTGGCAAATTGAAAATGAACCATTTTTTCCTTTTGGCGAATGCCCAAAAAGAAAAAAGGGTTTTTTGAACGAGGAAATAAAAATTGTTAAATCATTGGATAATCGAAAAATAATAACAACCGATAGCGGCGAATGGTCTTTTTGGATTAAAACAGCTAAAAGAGGAGATGTTTTTGGTATTAGTTTATATCGCCGAGTTTGGTCAACAACTTTTTCTTTCTTGCATAAGATATTTCCATTTATTCCAGATGGATTTTATTTAACCTATCCTTTCCCGCCAGAATTTTATAGTATACGTGTTAAAATTTTAGAAAAACTTTTGAATAAAAAAGTAATTGTTGCTGAATTGCAGGCAGAACCGTGGAACCCAGTTGCCACATCAGTTTCTTTGCAAGAAGAGCAGAAGAAAACAATGGATTTAGAAAAATTTAAAGAAATGATAAATTTTGCTCAAAAAACAGGTTTGGATGAATTTTATTTGTGGGGGGCTGAATGGTGGTATTGGTTAAAAACAAAACAAAATAACCTCCTCTTTTGGGAGGAGGCTAAAAAACTTTTTATTAATTAA
- a CDS encoding tyrosine-type recombinase/integrase: MKNKNLLDLKKQYLEYLEIEKNRSLKTLENYNRYLTKFLNFLAKNNNKKIEQLNIDDVDQEAIRRFRLYLNRLEGKQQNLKKATQNYYIIALRGFLKYLTKIGIECLAPDQVELAKVSRNEINLISFNELERLLNAPEGNDVKSLRDKAILETLFATGLRVSELCKLNRDSVNLERGEFSVKGKGGKIRLVFLSEDAKEAIKKYLSKRTDIEEPLFVTFKKSKKYEVLGRMTPRSVQRMINFYSKKAGIVRKVTPHTLRHLFATDLLQNGADLRSVQMLLGHSNISTTQVYTHLTDKELKEIYQAFHGRRRKR; the protein is encoded by the coding sequence TAGAAATAGAAAAAAACCGCAGTTTAAAAACGTTGGAGAACTATAATCGTTATTTAACGAAATTTTTAAATTTCTTAGCCAAAAACAATAACAAAAAAATTGAGCAGTTAAATATTGATGATGTTGACCAGGAGGCGATTAGGCGGTTTAGATTATACCTGAATCGTTTGGAAGGAAAGCAACAAAATTTAAAAAAAGCCACACAGAATTATTATATTATTGCTTTACGTGGTTTTTTGAAATATTTAACAAAAATTGGAATTGAATGTTTGGCTCCTGACCAGGTGGAATTGGCTAAGGTGTCTCGCAATGAGATTAATTTGATTAGTTTTAATGAATTGGAACGACTATTGAATGCGCCTGAGGGTAATGATGTTAAGTCTTTGCGCGATAAAGCAATTCTTGAGACATTATTTGCAACTGGGTTGCGCGTTTCTGAGTTGTGCAAATTAAATCGTGATAGTGTGAATTTGGAAAGAGGTGAATTCAGTGTGAAGGGCAAAGGGGGAAAAATTCGTCTAGTTTTTCTTTCGGAAGATGCAAAAGAAGCGATTAAAAAATATTTAAGCAAAAGAACAGATATTGAAGAGCCACTTTTTGTCACCTTTAAAAAATCGAAAAAATATGAAGTGTTGGGCAGAATGACGCCGCGCAGCGTTCAGCGGATGATAAATTTTTATAGCAAAAAAGCAGGAATCGTAAGAAAAGTGACTCCCCATACACTTAGGCATCTATTTGCCACAGATTTATTGCAAAATGGTGCTGATTTGCGCTCGGTTCAAATGCTTCTGGGGCATAGTAATATCAGCACAACGCAGGTGTATACACATTTAACCGATAAAGAATTAAAAGAAATTTACCAGGCTTTTCATGGCCGTCGTCGAAAACGATAA